Proteins found in one Bartonella krasnovii genomic segment:
- the dnaN gene encoding DNA polymerase III subunit beta, producing the protein MRITVDRNQFLKSLGRVHRVVERRNTVPILSNVLIDAEDSHVQLKTTDLDLEVTESFTVNVEQAGATTVPAHLLYDIIRKLPDGNEVVLSVDENQANTMSVVSGCAHFQLQCLPKADFPESLPGQFGYRFSLSASGLKHLLDCTQFAISTEETRYYLNGIYFHVIHDDVFKLRLVATDGHRLAQVEMEAPSGVEGMPGVIVPRKAVGELQKLLSEENYGEVCIELSETKIRFSVGSVIFTSKLIDGTFPDYQRVIPLGNDKELVVNRQDFSSAVDRVSTISSDRGRAVKLTIEHGQLRLVVNSPDSGSAEDKLSVTYTSAPLEIGFNSRYLLDIAGQLSSDEMVFMLDEAGAPALIRDNNDADVLYVLMPIRV; encoded by the coding sequence ATGCGCATTACAGTGGATCGTAATCAATTTCTTAAGTCTCTTGGTCGTGTTCACCGTGTGGTAGAGCGCCGTAATACTGTTCCTATTTTGTCGAATGTTTTGATTGATGCAGAAGATAGTCATGTGCAGTTAAAAACAACAGATCTTGATTTAGAGGTTACAGAATCTTTTACAGTCAATGTTGAACAGGCAGGAGCAACAACTGTTCCGGCACATTTGCTTTATGATATCATTCGTAAACTTCCAGATGGCAATGAAGTTGTATTATCCGTTGATGAGAACCAAGCGAATACAATGTCTGTTGTTTCGGGTTGTGCACATTTTCAGCTTCAATGTCTTCCGAAAGCAGATTTTCCAGAGTCTCTTCCAGGGCAGTTTGGTTATCGCTTTTCTCTATCGGCATCAGGGTTGAAACATTTACTTGATTGTACACAATTTGCCATTTCGACTGAAGAAACTCGCTATTATCTTAATGGTATTTACTTTCATGTTATTCATGATGATGTTTTTAAACTGCGTTTGGTGGCAACCGATGGTCATCGTTTGGCGCAAGTTGAGATGGAAGCTCCTTCAGGAGTTGAGGGAATGCCCGGTGTTATTGTTCCTCGTAAAGCTGTAGGAGAGTTGCAAAAACTTCTTTCAGAAGAAAATTATGGTGAGGTATGTATAGAGCTTTCAGAAACAAAGATTCGTTTTTCTGTAGGCTCTGTGATTTTTACGTCAAAGTTAATTGATGGAACATTTCCAGATTATCAACGTGTTATTCCTCTTGGAAATGACAAAGAATTAGTTGTTAATAGGCAGGATTTTTCTTCTGCAGTTGATCGCGTTTCAACGATTTCAAGTGATCGGGGGCGTGCAGTTAAGTTAACGATTGAGCATGGACAGTTAAGGCTTGTTGTGAATAGTCCTGATTCAGGTAGTGCGGAAGATAAATTATCTGTAACTTACACATCTGCACCACTTGAGATAGGGTTTAATTCACGTTATCTTTTGGATATTGCTGGGCAGCTTTCAAGTGATGAAATGGTTTTTATGTTAGATGAAGCTGGAGCACCAGCTTTGATTCGTGATAATAATGATGCGGATGTGCTCTATGTGCTGATGCCTATTCGCGTTTAG
- the recF gene encoding DNA replication/repair protein RecF (All proteins in this family for which functions are known are DNA-binding proteins that assist the filamentation of RecA onto DNA for the initiation of recombination or recombinational repair.) produces the protein MVSHVHKVAVKQLKLLRYRNYSSFNIHFSGQHVVFTGHNGAGKTNLLEALSFLSPGRGLRRAAYSDVSFIDGGGEGFVVFACLECALYGEVKIGTALEVSDNSRKVHINGVNEPSDCLTDYCHISILTPSMDGLFTGPSLERRRFLDRMVLAIDPLHSRRIADYDRAMRARNRLFLEGNEDYVWFDALEKQMAELATAISAARIDIIRLLNDMFTQMPSQIPFPRALLQVDGFLETALKKLSATEVEEQFCDRLQRNRAMDRAAGRTLEGPHRTDLQVFHADKNRAATSCSTGEQKALLTGLVLCHARLTGMISERAPILLLDEMAAHLDSHRRAALFDILDDLAVQTFMTGTDRLLFDDLKGRAEFFEIKDGALLL, from the coding sequence ATGGTAAGTCATGTGCACAAAGTGGCTGTGAAACAGCTAAAGCTCTTACGTTATCGCAATTATTCTTCTTTTAATATTCATTTTTCGGGCCAGCATGTGGTTTTCACGGGGCATAATGGTGCTGGTAAGACGAATCTTTTAGAGGCATTATCTTTTCTTTCGCCGGGTCGTGGTTTGCGACGGGCTGCATATTCTGATGTTAGCTTTATAGATGGAGGAGGTGAAGGATTTGTTGTCTTTGCATGTCTTGAATGTGCTCTTTATGGTGAAGTAAAGATTGGTACAGCTTTAGAGGTTAGCGATAACAGTCGAAAGGTCCATATTAATGGTGTGAATGAGCCAAGTGATTGCTTAACAGATTACTGTCATATTAGTATCTTAACACCCTCTATGGATGGTCTTTTTACAGGCCCTTCGCTTGAGCGCCGTCGTTTTTTGGATCGTATGGTTTTAGCGATTGATCCTTTGCATAGTCGCCGCATAGCCGATTATGATAGGGCGATGCGCGCACGTAATCGTTTGTTTTTAGAGGGCAATGAAGATTATGTTTGGTTTGATGCTTTAGAAAAGCAGATGGCAGAATTGGCGACAGCTATTTCTGCGGCGCGTATTGATATTATTCGGCTTTTAAATGACATGTTTACACAAATGCCATCACAGATACCTTTTCCACGGGCTTTATTGCAAGTTGATGGTTTTTTGGAAACAGCTTTAAAGAAACTATCAGCCACTGAAGTTGAAGAGCAATTTTGTGATCGGTTGCAGCGTAATCGCGCAATGGATCGTGCTGCTGGGCGTACATTAGAGGGGCCACATCGCACAGATTTACAAGTTTTTCATGCGGATAAAAATAGAGCAGCAACATCTTGTTCAACAGGTGAACAAAAAGCGCTGTTGACAGGTTTGGTTTTGTGTCATGCACGTTTAACAGGTATGATATCGGAAAGGGCTCCCATTCTTCTTCTTGATGAAATGGCTGCTCATCTTGATTCACATCGACGTGCAGCTTTATTTGATATTCTTGATGATTTAGCGGTGCAAACATTTATGACAGGAACAGATCGCCTTTTATTTGATGACTTAAAGGGACGCGCAGAATTTTTTGAGATTAAGGATGGCGCTTTATTGCTGTAA
- the aroQ gene encoding type II 3-dehydroquinate dehydratase, with protein sequence MSVMITILNGPNLNFLGQREPEIYGTETLEDIEKNCKEWAKRANVIIKFYQSNYEGQLVEWIQEAIGLSSGLIINPAAYSHTSVAILDALKMFSGPKVEVHLSHIYQRESFRHHSYTSSGVDAIISGFGSDGYRFALEYIAKQLISCKGKELRVE encoded by the coding sequence ATGTCTGTTATGATAACGATTTTAAATGGTCCTAATTTAAATTTTCTAGGTCAACGTGAGCCAGAAATTTATGGAACTGAAACTCTAGAAGATATTGAAAAAAATTGCAAAGAATGGGCAAAAAGAGCTAATGTTATCATAAAATTTTATCAAAGTAACTATGAGGGTCAGCTAGTAGAATGGATACAAGAAGCAATAGGACTAAGTTCTGGATTGATCATCAACCCAGCGGCTTATAGTCATACATCCGTTGCTATTCTTGATGCTCTAAAAATGTTTTCAGGGCCAAAAGTAGAAGTTCATTTATCCCATATTTATCAACGCGAATCTTTTCGTCATCATTCTTATACATCTTCAGGTGTAGACGCTATTATAAGTGGGTTTGGAAGTGATGGATATCGTTTCGCGCTTGAGTATATTGCAAAACAATTAATAAGTTGTAAAGGTAAAGAATTAAGAGTTGAATAA
- the cyoA gene encoding ubiquinol oxidase subunit II: MKSFVRQLGMLVVLGGALLFSGCKMDVLQPSGYVAHQQLILIVVCVLVMLCVVIPVMVSVVFLAIKYRASNTKANYSPDWAHSNKIEALMWGIPIIIVMVLGSLTAYYTYKLEPAKPLPVEVVGEGEPLQIDAIALDWKWVFIYPQYGVASVNEIYAPEGRQVLLQLTSENSVNAFWVPKLGTVLYAMPQMNAKLYLIAEEQGVFKGSSANYSGDGFSGMRFKWHSVSSQDFEDWIVKARANGRVLDRKSYRQLSIAPRMGDIAAKEKDAEVRYFAPVERRLYYRIVNRCVDENTVCNEDLMKRAAAQTLWGALCSVFDPDVI, encoded by the coding sequence ATGAAAAGCTTTGTTCGACAATTAGGGATGCTTGTGGTTTTAGGGGGAGCACTGCTTTTCTCTGGTTGTAAAATGGATGTCCTTCAGCCATCAGGTTATGTAGCACATCAACAGCTCATTTTGATTGTTGTTTGTGTGCTTGTTATGCTTTGCGTTGTTATTCCAGTTATGGTGAGTGTAGTATTTTTAGCGATAAAATATCGTGCATCGAATACGAAAGCGAATTATTCTCCTGATTGGGCGCATTCAAATAAAATTGAAGCTTTAATGTGGGGTATTCCAATTATAATCGTAATGGTTTTAGGTTCATTAACGGCTTATTATACCTATAAGCTTGAGCCTGCAAAGCCTCTTCCAGTAGAGGTTGTAGGTGAAGGGGAGCCATTGCAGATTGATGCTATAGCTCTTGATTGGAAATGGGTTTTTATTTACCCTCAATATGGTGTTGCATCAGTTAATGAAATTTACGCGCCTGAAGGACGTCAAGTTTTATTGCAATTGACGTCAGAAAATTCTGTCAATGCCTTTTGGGTTCCTAAATTGGGTACAGTTCTTTACGCTATGCCGCAGATGAATGCTAAGTTGTATTTGATCGCTGAAGAACAAGGCGTATTCAAGGGGAGCTCAGCAAATTACAGTGGTGATGGTTTTTCAGGGATGCGGTTTAAGTGGCATTCTGTATCTTCGCAGGATTTTGAAGATTGGATTGTAAAAGCTCGGGCTAATGGTCGAGTACTTGATCGTAAATCTTATCGTCAACTTTCTATTGCGCCTCGTATGGGTGATATTGCTGCGAAGGAAAAAGATGCTGAAGTTCGTTATTTTGCACCTGTTGAGCGGCGGCTTTACTATCGTATTGTTAATCGGTGTGTCGATGAAAATACAGTATGTAATGAAGATTTAATGAAACGTGCAGCTGCTCAGACACTATGGGGTGCATTGTGTTCAGTATTTGATCCTGATGTTATTTAA
- the cyoB gene encoding cytochrome o ubiquinol oxidase subunit I yields the protein MFGRLTDPTAGAFHALAHEPIVLYTCIAIVVIGLVAVVALTALGWWGILWRNWITTVDHKRIGIMYIILGIIMLVRGFADALMMRTHQALALGSETAGYLPPEHFDQIFSAHGTIMIFFMATPILFGLFNYLIPLQIGARDVAFPFANNLGFWITAAGAILINISLGVGNFGRGGWLMYPPFTELQTSPDTGVDYYLWSLQLSGIATTMGAVNFVATLIKMRAPGMTMMRMPVFCWSAFVSNVLILVIYPVLTVAFALLACDRYLNMNFFTNVGGGNPMVWINYVWVFGHPEVYVLVVPAFGIVSEVVSTFSSKRLFGYTSMIWAMLVILILSLLVWGHHFFTMGGGEAVNTFFGIATMIIAVPTGVKVFNWLLTMYKGRIRFEPPMLWCMGMIFTFVGGGLTGVLLSIVPADWQFHNSLFLVAHFHHTIIGGVVFAYLAGLAFWFPKVFGYKPNRMLGIASFWCWFIGFYLAFFPVYALGLMGATRRLQHYMEPSWQPMFIIAALGAFIILLGILCFVLQVVLAIWYGIKHKGHLPVTLNDSWGDARTLEWFTSSPPPSYNFALLPKIQSDDAYWSMKKSGYQRPTSGFTKIHMPSNTSAGIIAGFFSLVVGFALVWHIWWLVAIGLVGFIATLVCHSLTGDHHGYYIPAEEVQKTEDAFTAVLKEQGVTV from the coding sequence ATGTTTGGAAGACTTACAGATCCTACGGCAGGTGCTTTTCATGCACTTGCACATGAACCAATCGTTTTGTATACATGTATCGCGATTGTTGTGATTGGTTTAGTTGCTGTTGTTGCTTTAACAGCGCTTGGGTGGTGGGGGATTTTATGGCGAAATTGGATTACAACTGTTGATCATAAACGCATTGGTATTATGTATATAATTCTTGGAATTATTATGCTTGTTCGCGGTTTTGCGGACGCACTTATGATGCGAACGCATCAAGCTTTAGCTCTTGGGAGTGAAACAGCGGGTTATTTGCCCCCTGAGCATTTTGATCAAATTTTTTCGGCGCATGGCACGATCATGATTTTTTTCATGGCTACGCCCATTTTATTTGGTCTTTTCAATTACCTTATACCGCTTCAAATTGGTGCGCGTGATGTTGCTTTTCCCTTTGCAAATAATCTAGGTTTTTGGATTACAGCTGCAGGGGCAATCTTGATTAATATATCACTAGGTGTTGGTAATTTTGGTCGTGGTGGATGGCTCATGTATCCACCTTTTACAGAATTGCAAACGAGTCCAGATACAGGAGTAGACTATTATTTATGGTCACTTCAGCTTTCTGGTATCGCGACAACAATGGGGGCAGTCAATTTTGTTGCGACTCTGATTAAGATGCGTGCTCCTGGCATGACAATGATGAGAATGCCTGTTTTTTGTTGGAGCGCTTTTGTCAGTAATGTTCTTATTTTAGTTATTTATCCTGTCTTAACTGTAGCCTTTGCACTTTTGGCATGTGATCGTTATTTGAACATGAATTTCTTTACCAATGTTGGTGGTGGAAATCCAATGGTGTGGATTAACTATGTTTGGGTTTTTGGTCACCCTGAGGTTTATGTTTTGGTTGTTCCTGCTTTTGGAATTGTTTCTGAGGTTGTATCAACTTTTTCTTCAAAACGCCTCTTTGGTTACACTTCCATGATATGGGCCATGTTAGTTATTTTGATCCTTTCGCTTCTCGTTTGGGGGCATCATTTCTTTACAATGGGTGGCGGTGAAGCTGTAAATACCTTCTTTGGTATTGCTACGATGATTATTGCCGTTCCAACAGGTGTAAAAGTTTTCAATTGGTTGCTCACGATGTATAAAGGAAGGATACGCTTTGAACCTCCAATGCTTTGGTGCATGGGCATGATCTTTACCTTCGTTGGTGGTGGATTAACCGGTGTTTTATTATCGATTGTCCCTGCTGATTGGCAGTTTCATAACTCGCTCTTTTTAGTAGCACATTTCCATCATACAATTATTGGAGGTGTGGTTTTTGCTTATTTAGCTGGACTTGCTTTTTGGTTTCCAAAAGTTTTTGGTTATAAACCAAATCGCATGCTAGGGATTGCATCTTTCTGGTGTTGGTTTATTGGTTTTTATCTTGCCTTTTTTCCTGTTTATGCCCTTGGGCTAATGGGAGCGACGCGCCGTCTTCAGCATTACATGGAACCTAGTTGGCAACCGATGTTTATTATCGCTGCTCTAGGTGCTTTTATTATTTTACTTGGTATTCTTTGTTTTGTGTTACAGGTTGTTTTGGCAATTTGGTACGGTATTAAGCATAAAGGTCACTTACCGGTAACGTTAAATGATTCTTGGGGTGATGCACGTACACTTGAATGGTTTACCTCTTCACCGCCTCCTTCTTATAATTTTGCTCTCCTTCCGAAGATACAGTCTGATGATGCTTATTGGAGTATGAAGAAAAGTGGTTATCAACGCCCGACAAGTGGATTTACAAAAATTCATATGCCATCGAATACATCGGCTGGAATTATTGCTGGCTTCTTCTCATTAGTTGTTGGTTTTGCACTTGTTTGGCATATTTGGTGGCTTGTTGCGATTGGACTGGTTGGTTTTATTGCAACGCTTGTGTGTCATTCATTAACAGGTGATCACCATGGTTATTATATTCCAGCTGAAGAAGTACAAAAAACTGAAGATGCCTTTACAGCTGTTCTTAAAGAACAAGGAGTGACAGTATGA
- a CDS encoding cytochrome (ubi)quinol oxidase subunit III, whose protein sequence is MSAVTMNNVSTVDKLHHDSSSVMTFGFWVYILSDLILFSTLFSSFAVFSASYGGGKAGNEFIDLKFVLVETAFLLFSSVTYGFAMVQAHKNNISGVRLWMAITFILGCCFIGMELYEFHELLSEVFYYDPNAYAGIDPSTGLQLFGREVLSAYWSAFFALVGTHGLHVSVGLLWMVVMFFHLRRNGLDQNNKTRLACLSIFWHLLDIVWVGVFTMVYLLGAL, encoded by the coding sequence ATGAGTGCAGTAACAATGAATAATGTGAGTACTGTGGATAAACTTCACCACGATAGTAGCTCAGTCATGACGTTTGGTTTTTGGGTTTATATTCTTTCAGACTTAATTCTGTTTTCAACGCTTTTTTCAAGTTTTGCTGTCTTTTCTGCTTCTTATGGGGGCGGTAAAGCGGGCAATGAATTTATTGATTTAAAGTTTGTTTTGGTTGAGACTGCTTTTTTATTATTTTCATCCGTCACTTATGGCTTTGCAATGGTCCAAGCACATAAAAACAACATCAGTGGTGTGCGTTTATGGATGGCAATAACCTTTATATTGGGGTGTTGTTTCATTGGTATGGAACTTTACGAATTCCATGAACTTTTGAGTGAGGTATTTTATTACGATCCAAATGCTTATGCAGGTATTGATCCTTCAACAGGTCTACAGCTTTTTGGACGGGAAGTTCTCTCTGCTTATTGGTCAGCATTCTTTGCTTTGGTTGGCACTCATGGACTTCACGTAAGTGTTGGTCTTCTGTGGATGGTTGTGATGTTTTTTCATCTTCGTCGTAATGGCTTGGATCAGAATAATAAAACACGTTTAGCATGCCTTTCGATTTTTTGGCATTTACTTGATATTGTATGGGTTGGTGTTTTCACCATGGTTTATCTATTAGGAGCGTTATGA
- the cyoD gene encoding cytochrome o ubiquinol oxidase subunit IV: MQNETHGPSTGSYLVGFILAVFFTLGSFIPVMYGMMASWAISTKVAYLIGMGIIQIIVQIVFFLHLNSGPDAKWNLSALWFAAICVFVIIGGTWWAISHLNYNMMGGSGRVIEPEISRMDDSSVSEKLSNQNISIRQQPEKIRDSEMSMEQTPSMHSPVE, translated from the coding sequence ATGCAAAATGAAACACATGGTCCCAGTACTGGTTCCTATTTGGTTGGTTTTATTCTGGCTGTATTCTTCACCTTGGGTTCTTTTATTCCTGTGATGTATGGAATGATGGCAAGTTGGGCAATTAGTACAAAGGTTGCATATCTTATAGGGATGGGAATTATTCAGATTATAGTACAAATTGTTTTCTTTTTACACTTGAACTCTGGTCCAGATGCCAAATGGAATTTAAGCGCTTTATGGTTCGCTGCTATTTGCGTTTTTGTTATTATTGGAGGTACGTGGTGGGCTATTTCCCATTTGAATTATAATATGATGGGTGGCTCAGGACGTGTTATTGAACCAGAAATATCAAGAATGGATGATTCTTCAGTATCTGAGAAGTTATCAAACCAAAATATATCTATAAGGCAGCAGCCAGAAAAGATACGAGACTCAGAAATGTCCATGGAACAAACTCCAAGTATGCACTCTCCTGTAGAATAA
- the gpsA gene encoding NAD(P)H-dependent glycerol-3-phosphate dehydrogenase — MKTIAMTVIGAGSFGSALAIALARNGHNVLLWGHNSQHIKRLQEQRCNQVYLPDIQFPENLFLEASLKTAITASDNILIAVPSHVFHQVLYNIQPYLDQYSRVIWATKGLEHGTGRLLQEVAREILGEKVPLAVFSGPTFAKELAIGWPTAMTIAASDVGFGKELQQLFHCDKSFRVYKSSDMIGVQLGGAVKNVIAIGAGISDGMGFGANARIALITRGLAEISRLGGAMGAELSTFMGMTGLGDLVLTCTDNQSRNRRFGIFLGKGMDIKEAEKQIGQVVEGYLNTKEVHMLAQRIGVEMPIVEQIYQILYCGKDITEAANTLLSRTLKDEI; from the coding sequence ATGAAAACCATTGCAATGACAGTTATCGGGGCTGGTTCTTTTGGTAGTGCATTAGCGATTGCTCTTGCTCGTAATGGTCATAATGTTTTACTTTGGGGACATAATTCTCAACACATCAAAAGATTACAAGAACAACGCTGTAATCAAGTATATTTACCTGACATTCAATTTCCTGAAAACTTATTCCTTGAAGCTTCACTTAAAACTGCGATAACAGCAAGTGATAATATATTAATCGCTGTTCCAAGCCATGTATTTCATCAAGTTTTGTATAATATTCAGCCTTATTTGGATCAATATTCACGCGTTATTTGGGCAACGAAAGGTTTAGAACATGGTACTGGGCGTCTCTTACAAGAAGTCGCTCGTGAGATCTTAGGTGAAAAAGTCCCTTTAGCTGTTTTTTCTGGACCAACTTTTGCTAAAGAACTCGCTATCGGTTGGCCTACAGCAATGACGATAGCAGCTTCTGATGTTGGGTTTGGTAAAGAATTGCAGCAACTTTTTCATTGTGACAAAAGTTTTAGAGTTTATAAAAGCTCAGATATGATTGGTGTTCAATTAGGGGGAGCTGTCAAAAATGTTATTGCTATTGGTGCAGGAATATCAGATGGCATGGGATTTGGGGCAAATGCACGAATAGCTCTCATCACACGAGGACTCGCTGAAATCAGTCGTTTAGGGGGTGCTATGGGTGCTGAGCTTTCCACATTTATGGGAATGACCGGCTTAGGTGATCTGGTTTTGACATGTACTGATAATCAGTCGCGTAATCGCCGTTTTGGAATATTTCTTGGTAAAGGAATGGATATAAAAGAAGCAGAAAAACAGATTGGTCAGGTTGTGGAAGGGTACTTAAATACCAAGGAAGTACATATGTTAGCGCAACGCATTGGGGTGGAAATGCCTATCGTAGAACAAATTTATCAAATTCTCTATTGTGGTAAAGACATAACAGAAGCGGCTAATACATTACTAAGTCGCACTCTCAAGGATGAAATATAA